Proteins found in one Litorihabitans aurantiacus genomic segment:
- a CDS encoding SIMPL domain-containing protein (The SIMPL domain is named for its presence in mouse protein SIMPL (signalling molecule that associates with mouse pelle-like kinase). Bacterial member BP26, from Brucella, was shown to assemble into a channel-like structure, while YggE from E. coli has been associated with resistance to oxidative stress.), which produces MVLIAVTGEASTSLAAERATAHLRVEATGADRADVVARAAHRHAELLDQARTHVASGAATGWEAQDVTTGTVHEWVEGDGDRHRQRLFRATANVRVHVVDVAVLGSWLLEVGAQEDVAVDHVSWDLTEVTRTAAVENLRVRAVRDAVARAATYAGALGLTTPRLTAVYEDGLRPGGPGGGPVPMMAMRAVAHDGGGGLELQPQDVELTVTVSADLEA; this is translated from the coding sequence GTGGTCCTGATAGCCGTCACCGGCGAGGCGTCGACCAGCCTCGCCGCCGAGCGCGCCACCGCGCACCTGAGGGTCGAGGCGACCGGGGCGGACCGTGCCGACGTCGTCGCCCGGGCCGCCCACCGCCACGCCGAGCTGCTCGACCAGGCCCGCACCCACGTCGCCTCGGGCGCCGCGACGGGCTGGGAGGCGCAGGACGTCACCACCGGCACCGTGCACGAGTGGGTGGAGGGCGACGGCGACCGCCACCGGCAGCGCCTCTTCCGAGCGACCGCGAACGTGCGCGTCCACGTCGTCGACGTCGCCGTCCTGGGATCCTGGCTGCTGGAGGTCGGCGCGCAGGAGGACGTCGCCGTCGACCACGTCTCCTGGGACCTGACCGAGGTCACGCGCACCGCCGCCGTCGAGAACCTGCGCGTGCGGGCGGTGCGCGACGCCGTCGCGCGCGCCGCGACCTACGCGGGTGCGCTCGGCCTCACGACGCCGCGTCTGACCGCCGTCTACGAGGACGGCCTGCGGCCGGGCGGACCCGGCGGCGGCCCGGTACCGATGATGGCGATGCGCGCCGTCGCTCACGACGGCGGGGGCGGGCTCGAGCTGCAGCCGCAGGACGTCGAGCTCACCGTGACGGTGTCGGCCGACCTCGAGGCGTAG
- a CDS encoding SGNH/GDSL hydrolase family protein, with amino-acid sequence MTLRRRPARVGRPLAAGTAAALLALVAGCGGEAPAPGPSTPGTATPETSPTSPTSSDPTTTGGAAEPGGPATAATATGEPLVHLAVGDSLTTGFASCAAVFVCQGASWAIGTDPAIDSLDTRLGEAGWAVTAVPAAREGARMADARPLVDAAFEAPGAPGAADVDLVTVLLGANDVCAPDVAAMTSTADYTAQLDALLSDLATRAPDAAVVLASIPAVTSVWDAANDDPEARAVWDNGLCATVLGGDDTARAAAAQRLVELDEAATATCQQHPACRTDDGAVAAVALTPAWLSDVDHFHPSPLGQAALAEAVWPAVDEALAQRGE; translated from the coding sequence GTGACCCTCCGACGCCGCCCCGCACGAGTCGGCCGCCCCCTCGCCGCCGGCACCGCTGCGGCCCTCCTCGCCCTCGTCGCCGGCTGCGGCGGTGAGGCCCCCGCGCCGGGTCCGTCGACGCCCGGGACCGCCACCCCGGAGACCTCACCGACCTCACCGACCTCGAGCGACCCGACGACCACCGGCGGCGCGGCGGAGCCCGGTGGACCTGCGACCGCCGCGACCGCCACGGGCGAACCGCTCGTCCACCTCGCCGTCGGTGACAGCCTGACCACCGGCTTCGCCTCCTGCGCCGCGGTGTTCGTGTGCCAGGGTGCCTCGTGGGCGATCGGGACCGACCCCGCGATCGACTCGCTCGACACCCGGCTGGGCGAGGCGGGCTGGGCCGTCACGGCCGTCCCCGCCGCGCGCGAGGGTGCACGCATGGCCGACGCGCGGCCGCTCGTCGACGCCGCGTTCGAGGCACCGGGTGCCCCCGGAGCCGCCGACGTCGACCTCGTCACCGTGCTGCTCGGCGCCAACGATGTGTGTGCTCCCGACGTCGCGGCCATGACGAGCACGGCGGACTACACCGCCCAGCTCGACGCCCTGCTGAGCGACCTCGCCACCCGCGCGCCGGACGCCGCCGTCGTGCTCGCGAGCATCCCGGCCGTCACGTCGGTGTGGGACGCCGCGAACGACGACCCCGAGGCGCGCGCGGTCTGGGACAACGGGCTGTGCGCGACCGTCCTGGGCGGTGACGACACCGCCCGCGCCGCTGCCGCCCAGCGCCTGGTCGAGCTCGACGAGGCCGCCACCGCCACGTGCCAGCAGCACCCCGCGTGCCGCACCGACGACGGCGCGGTGGCCGCCGTCGCCCTGACGCCGGCGTGGCTCTCCGACGTCGACCACTTCCACCCCTCGCCCCTGGGGCAGGCGGCGCTCGCGGAGGCCGTGTGGCCCGCCGTCGACGAGGCGCTCGCGCAGCGGGGCGAGTGA
- a CDS encoding DNA polymerase domain-containing protein has product MPASEAVQLDVRGRQVRLSSPDKVLFASGITKRDVAEYVIAVGDGILAALADRPTALERWPSGYREGMVLTQRTGAQGDGFYSKRVPKGAPDWVESVRIGFPSGRYADEVCPTELAVVVWAVQQNTLTFHPWPVRRDDVDRPDQLRIDLDPQPGTDYHDAAAIAPLVREVAAEAGLTLYPKTSGGRGLHLFAPIRPEWEFSPARRATIALAREIERRAPGAVTTKWWKEERGRRVFIDYNQMARDRTIASAYSVRANVRATVSAPLRWEEIPDVTPDDFTVRTMPARFTEVGDLFAGANTSPQGLADGSVGGLETLLEWAARDERDHGLGEAPYPPEYPKMPGEPKRVQPSRARHDDEG; this is encoded by the coding sequence ATGCCAGCCTCGGAGGCAGTCCAGCTCGATGTCCGCGGTCGTCAGGTGCGCCTGAGCTCGCCCGACAAGGTGCTCTTCGCCTCGGGCATCACGAAGCGGGACGTCGCCGAGTACGTGATCGCGGTGGGTGACGGGATCCTCGCCGCGCTCGCCGACCGGCCCACCGCGCTGGAGCGCTGGCCGAGCGGCTACCGCGAGGGCATGGTGCTGACGCAGCGCACCGGCGCGCAGGGCGACGGCTTCTACTCCAAGCGGGTGCCGAAGGGTGCGCCCGACTGGGTCGAGAGCGTGCGCATCGGGTTCCCGAGCGGGCGGTACGCGGACGAGGTGTGCCCGACCGAGCTCGCCGTCGTGGTCTGGGCGGTGCAGCAGAACACCCTGACGTTCCACCCGTGGCCGGTGCGGCGCGACGACGTCGACCGCCCCGACCAGCTGCGGATCGACCTCGACCCCCAGCCCGGGACGGACTACCACGACGCCGCGGCGATCGCCCCGCTCGTGCGCGAGGTCGCCGCCGAGGCCGGCCTGACGCTGTACCCCAAGACCTCCGGCGGCCGCGGCCTGCACCTGTTCGCGCCCATCCGGCCCGAGTGGGAGTTCAGCCCCGCGCGCCGCGCCACCATCGCACTCGCCCGCGAGATCGAGCGGCGCGCGCCCGGCGCCGTCACCACGAAGTGGTGGAAGGAGGAGCGCGGCAGACGAGTGTTCATCGACTACAACCAGATGGCGCGGGACCGCACGATCGCCTCGGCCTACTCGGTGCGCGCCAACGTCCGGGCCACCGTGTCGGCGCCGCTGCGGTGGGAGGAGATCCCCGACGTGACGCCGGACGACTTCACCGTGCGCACCATGCCGGCGCGGTTCACCGAGGTGGGCGACCTGTTCGCGGGCGCCAACACCTCGCCGCAGGGGCTGGCCGACGGCAGCGTCGGCGGACTGGAGACGCTGCTGGAGTGGGCCGCGCGCGACGAGCGCGACCACGGCCTCGGTGAGGCGCCCTACCCGCCGGAGTACCCCAAGATGCCGGGCGAGCCCAAGCGGGTGCAGCCGAGCCGGGCGCGTCACGACGACGAGGGCTGA
- a CDS encoding ATP-dependent DNA ligase, which yields MTLPLTPPIAPMLAKSVAAIPGPDAAGGPFAYEPKWDGFRAIVLVDDGDVEILSRSGKSMTRYFPDVVEAARAELPDRVVVDGEIVLARGSRLDFELLGQRIHPAASRVAMLAEHAPANLVVFDVLALGDDVVMDRPLAERIEVLDGLGLSGPRVHPTPRTRDAALAQEWLGIFEGAGLDGVMAKPLADPYAPGRRTMLKIKHARTADVVLAGYREHKASTPEQPLVGSLLLGLYDGDGESAALQFVGVSASFPMARRAELVGELAPLVVDVSDEAAAEAHPWATWSDPAAGDDAKRQPGAQSRWSAGKDLSFTPLRPERVLEVGYDHMEGTRFRHTTQLKRWRPDREPRSCTYDQLEEPVGYDLAQLLPGAPAAPESFTGSVAQ from the coding sequence ATGACCCTCCCGCTCACACCCCCGATCGCGCCGATGCTCGCGAAGAGCGTCGCGGCAATCCCCGGCCCCGACGCCGCGGGCGGCCCGTTCGCCTACGAGCCCAAGTGGGACGGGTTCCGCGCGATCGTGCTGGTCGACGACGGCGACGTCGAGATCCTCTCCCGCAGCGGCAAGTCGATGACGCGATACTTCCCCGACGTCGTCGAGGCGGCGCGTGCGGAGCTGCCGGACCGCGTCGTGGTCGACGGCGAGATCGTGCTCGCGCGCGGGTCGCGCCTCGACTTCGAGCTGCTCGGTCAGCGGATCCACCCGGCCGCCTCGCGCGTGGCGATGCTCGCCGAGCACGCGCCCGCGAACCTCGTCGTCTTCGACGTGCTGGCCCTGGGCGACGACGTCGTGATGGACCGGCCGCTCGCCGAGCGGATCGAGGTGCTCGACGGACTGGGCCTGTCCGGCCCGCGCGTCCACCCGACGCCTCGCACGCGCGACGCCGCGCTCGCTCAGGAGTGGCTCGGGATCTTCGAGGGCGCCGGGCTCGACGGCGTGATGGCCAAACCGCTCGCGGACCCCTACGCGCCGGGGAGGCGCACGATGCTGAAGATCAAGCACGCGCGCACGGCCGACGTCGTGCTCGCCGGGTACCGCGAGCACAAGGCGTCGACGCCGGAGCAGCCGCTGGTCGGTTCGCTCCTGCTCGGCCTCTACGACGGCGACGGCGAGAGTGCGGCCCTGCAGTTCGTCGGCGTCTCCGCCTCGTTCCCGATGGCGCGGCGCGCGGAGCTCGTGGGCGAGCTGGCGCCGCTCGTCGTCGACGTCTCCGACGAGGCCGCCGCCGAGGCGCACCCGTGGGCGACCTGGTCCGACCCCGCCGCCGGTGACGACGCGAAGCGGCAGCCGGGGGCGCAGTCGCGCTGGTCGGCGGGCAAGGACCTGAGCTTCACGCCGCTGCGCCCCGAGCGCGTGCTCGAGGTCGGCTACGACCACATGGAGGGCACCCGGTTCCGGCACACCACGCAGCTGAAGCGCTGGCGGCCCGACCGCGAGCCGCGCTCGTGCACGTACGACCAGCTCGAGGAGCCGGTCGGCTACGACCTGGCGCAGCTGCTGCCGGGCGCGCCCGCCGCGCCGGAGTCGTTCACCGGGTCGGTGGCGCAGTGA
- a CDS encoding rhodanese-like domain-containing protein — MTDSASSDCRHDGGTHGYAGDLTPAEAWEALEQDGEAVLVDVRTPQEWQHTGVPDLTSLHRDAVLDPLQTFQGPNPDFLEALTRAGLTPGDNRTVLFVCKSGGRSIAAAQLATSAGFGPAYNVLEGVEGHAGPGWAGQGLPLRAWEGER; from the coding sequence ATGACCGATTCCGCATCGTCCGACTGTCGTCACGACGGCGGCACCCACGGCTACGCGGGCGATCTCACGCCCGCCGAGGCGTGGGAGGCGCTGGAGCAGGACGGCGAGGCCGTCCTCGTCGACGTCCGCACCCCCCAGGAGTGGCAGCACACCGGGGTGCCGGACCTGACGTCGCTCCACCGTGACGCCGTCCTCGACCCGCTGCAGACGTTCCAGGGGCCGAACCCGGACTTCCTCGAGGCGCTGACGCGCGCCGGTCTCACCCCCGGCGACAACCGGACCGTCCTGTTCGTGTGCAAGTCGGGCGGTCGTTCGATCGCCGCGGCCCAGCTCGCGACGTCGGCCGGGTTCGGCCCGGCGTACAACGTGCTCGAGGGCGTCGAGGGTCACGCCGGCCCCGGCTGGGCGGGTCAGGGCCTGCCGCTGCGCGCGTGGGAGGGCGAGCGATGA
- a CDS encoding Gfo/Idh/MocA family protein, protein MSEQRSLRWGVLGPGRIAAEIARDLDHVAHAEIVAVGSRDEGRARAFAAEHAPRARAHGSYAALLADDEVDVVHIATPHAQHARHACAAIAAGRGVLVEKAFAATAAGAHRVADEARAAGTFAMEAMWTRFLPAVVRLRDLVADGAIGEVRAVTSEMGWPLPGSSVDDEPAAGRGALLDLAVYGISLAQMLLGAPTQVRATGTLTAGGTDSHVGAVVGFAGGSTASVLASRTTPMPGVARVYGSRGWIDLDAPFHGTDGFVLHRDGADPVREHHPARGRGYAHELEEVAACVRAGRTESSVMPLADTLAVQGVLQDVADQIGLVLRDEDDDGVASAPDHPADAQETR, encoded by the coding sequence ATGAGCGAGCAGCGCAGCCTCCGCTGGGGAGTCCTGGGCCCCGGACGCATCGCCGCGGAGATCGCCCGGGACCTCGACCACGTCGCGCACGCCGAGATCGTCGCCGTCGGATCGCGGGACGAGGGCCGCGCCCGCGCGTTCGCCGCCGAGCACGCCCCGCGCGCCCGCGCCCACGGCTCCTACGCCGCGCTGCTCGCCGACGACGAGGTCGACGTCGTCCACATCGCCACCCCGCACGCCCAGCACGCCCGCCACGCCTGCGCGGCGATCGCGGCGGGCCGCGGCGTCCTCGTCGAGAAGGCCTTCGCCGCGACCGCCGCCGGCGCGCACCGCGTGGCGGACGAGGCGCGCGCGGCCGGGACCTTCGCGATGGAGGCGATGTGGACGAGGTTCCTCCCCGCCGTCGTGCGCCTGCGCGACCTCGTGGCGGACGGCGCGATCGGCGAGGTCCGCGCCGTCACGAGCGAGATGGGCTGGCCGCTGCCGGGCTCGAGCGTCGACGACGAGCCGGCCGCCGGCCGAGGCGCGCTCCTCGACCTCGCGGTCTACGGCATCTCCCTCGCGCAGATGCTGCTCGGTGCGCCCACGCAGGTGCGTGCGACGGGGACGCTGACCGCGGGTGGCACGGACTCCCACGTGGGTGCGGTCGTCGGATTCGCGGGCGGGTCGACGGCGTCCGTGCTCGCCTCGCGCACGACACCGATGCCCGGGGTGGCGAGGGTCTACGGCAGCCGCGGCTGGATCGACCTCGACGCGCCCTTCCACGGCACCGACGGTTTCGTGCTGCACCGCGACGGCGCAGACCCGGTCCGCGAGCACCACCCCGCACGCGGGCGCGGGTACGCCCACGAGCTCGAGGAGGTCGCCGCGTGCGTGCGCGCCGGTCGCACCGAGTCGAGCGTGATGCCGCTCGCCGACACCCTCGCCGTGCAGGGTGTCCTGCAGGACGTCGCCGACCAGATCGGTCTGGTCCTCCGCGACGAGGACGACGACGGCGTCGCCTCCGCCCCCGACCATCCCGCCGACGCCCAGGAGACGCGATGA
- the lpdA gene encoding dihydrolipoyl dehydrogenase, producing MASHFDVVVLGAGPGGYVAAIRAAQLGKSVAVVEKKYWGGVCLNVGCIPSKALLKNAELAHTLTHDKKKYGIEGDATMSYGPTHARSRQVSAGIVKGVHFLMKKNKITEIDGWGTLTGTTSMDVAREGGETEKVTFDDLIIATGSVTRMLPGVEVSKNVVTYEEQILDAELPGSLIIAGSGAIGVEFAYVMKNFGVDVTIVEFLDRMVPTEDVDVSKELLKHYKKLGVNVLTSTKVERVEDTGSGVKVTVSSNGEERVLEADRLLSAIGFAPRTEGFGLEAAGVQLTDRGAIAIDDYMRTNVPNIYAIGDVTAKMMLAHVAEAQGIVAAETLAGAETMSIDYAFIPRATYCHPQIGSMGLSEQQAKDAGHDVKTSTFPFSANGKAQGLGDAVGFVKIVADAERNEILGAHMIGPDVTELLPALNTAQTWDLTADEMSRVIFAHPTLGEAVKEALHGISGHMINF from the coding sequence ATGGCTTCCCACTTTGATGTCGTCGTCCTCGGTGCGGGCCCCGGTGGCTACGTCGCCGCCATCCGCGCCGCCCAGCTCGGCAAGTCCGTCGCCGTGGTCGAGAAGAAGTACTGGGGCGGTGTCTGCCTCAACGTCGGGTGCATCCCGTCCAAGGCGCTCCTGAAGAACGCGGAGCTCGCGCACACCCTCACGCACGACAAGAAGAAGTACGGCATCGAGGGCGACGCCACGATGTCCTACGGCCCGACGCACGCCCGCAGCCGCCAGGTCTCGGCCGGCATCGTCAAGGGCGTCCACTTCCTCATGAAGAAGAACAAGATCACCGAGATCGACGGCTGGGGCACCCTCACCGGCACGACCTCGATGGACGTCGCCCGCGAGGGCGGGGAGACCGAGAAGGTCACCTTCGACGACCTCATCATCGCCACCGGCTCCGTCACCCGGATGCTCCCGGGCGTCGAGGTGAGCAAGAACGTCGTCACCTACGAGGAGCAGATCCTCGACGCCGAGCTCCCCGGTTCGCTCATCATCGCCGGCTCCGGCGCGATCGGCGTCGAGTTCGCCTACGTCATGAAGAACTTCGGCGTCGACGTCACGATCGTGGAGTTCCTCGACCGCATGGTCCCCACGGAGGACGTCGACGTCTCCAAGGAGCTCCTCAAGCACTACAAGAAGCTCGGCGTGAACGTGCTCACCAGCACCAAGGTCGAGCGCGTCGAGGACACCGGCAGCGGCGTCAAGGTCACCGTCTCCAGCAACGGCGAGGAGCGCGTCCTGGAGGCCGACCGCCTGCTCTCGGCCATCGGCTTCGCCCCGCGCACGGAGGGCTTCGGTCTCGAGGCGGCGGGCGTGCAGCTCACCGACCGCGGCGCCATCGCGATCGACGACTACATGCGCACCAACGTCCCGAACATCTACGCGATCGGTGACGTGACGGCGAAGATGATGCTCGCGCACGTCGCCGAGGCCCAGGGCATCGTCGCGGCCGAGACCCTCGCGGGCGCCGAGACCATGTCCATCGACTACGCCTTCATCCCGCGCGCCACCTACTGCCACCCGCAGATCGGCTCGATGGGCCTGTCCGAGCAGCAGGCGAAGGACGCCGGCCACGACGTCAAGACCTCGACATTCCCGTTCAGCGCGAACGGCAAGGCGCAGGGTCTGGGCGACGCCGTCGGCTTCGTCAAGATCGTCGCCGACGCCGAGCGCAACGAGATCCTCGGCGCCCACATGATCGGCCCGGACGTCACCGAGCTCCTCCCGGCGCTCAACACCGCGCAGACCTGGGACCTCACCGCCGACGAGATGTCGCGCGTCATCTTCGCCCACCCGACGCTGGGCGAGGCTGTCAAGGAGGCCCTGCACGGCATCTCGGGCCACATGATCAACTTCTGA
- a CDS encoding DUF1540 domain-containing protein yields the protein MSSLAEMPQVVECAVAGCSYNHDGCHAFAVTVDDDADCATFIDVGTRGGLDRVVAQVGACQRSACRFNSNLECTATAVRIGPGGGGTANCLTYAEA from the coding sequence ATGTCGTCTCTCGCCGAGATGCCCCAGGTCGTCGAGTGTGCCGTCGCCGGCTGCTCCTACAACCACGACGGCTGCCACGCCTTCGCCGTCACGGTCGACGACGACGCGGACTGCGCGACGTTCATCGACGTCGGCACGCGCGGCGGTCTCGACCGCGTGGTCGCCCAGGTCGGCGCGTGCCAACGCAGCGCCTGCCGCTTCAACAGCAACCTCGAGTGCACGGCGACGGCCGTGCGCATCGGCCCGGGCGGCGGTGGCACGGCCAACTGCCTGACGTACGCCGAGGCCTGA
- a CDS encoding alpha/beta hydrolase, whose amino-acid sequence MHEVTTAWAPDVLGGDFVARTIELGDDGDGAVATLVRLGEPTHERAILYVHGFSDYFFQAEHARTLAAGGQDVYALDLRRYGRSLREGQVPGLVRDLAEYDEEILAALAVVRAEGHRQVVLLGHSTGGLIATLFAHHHPRALQAVVLNSPWYDINDTPLRRSLSGTVAAVAAWRDPDAVISRLSGTYGSSIHASTGGEWDFDLAWKPIEGFPVRASWLSAIRRAQRRVAEGLDIRVPVLMCTSSRSGGAGGTAVTPAQVRSSDVLLDVKHMWDAVARLGDDVTLRTVPGGLHDLALSAPAARTDYERAVTSWISDRL is encoded by the coding sequence ATGCATGAGGTGACGACGGCGTGGGCGCCGGACGTGCTGGGCGGCGACTTCGTGGCGCGCACCATCGAGCTGGGCGACGACGGCGACGGCGCCGTCGCGACCCTCGTCCGGCTCGGCGAGCCGACGCACGAGCGCGCGATCCTCTACGTCCACGGCTTCTCCGACTACTTCTTCCAGGCCGAGCACGCGCGCACGCTGGCCGCGGGCGGCCAGGACGTCTACGCGCTCGACCTGCGTCGCTACGGGCGCTCGCTGCGCGAGGGTCAGGTCCCCGGCCTCGTGCGCGACCTCGCGGAGTACGACGAGGAGATCCTCGCGGCGCTCGCCGTCGTCCGCGCCGAGGGCCACCGCCAGGTCGTGCTGCTCGGCCACTCGACGGGCGGCCTGATCGCCACGCTGTTCGCGCACCACCACCCGCGCGCGCTGCAGGCCGTGGTGCTCAACAGCCCCTGGTACGACATCAACGACACCCCGCTGCGCCGCAGCCTCAGCGGCACGGTCGCCGCCGTCGCCGCCTGGCGCGATCCCGACGCCGTCATCTCCCGCCTCTCGGGGACCTACGGCTCGTCCATCCACGCCAGCACCGGCGGCGAGTGGGACTTCGACCTCGCGTGGAAGCCGATCGAGGGCTTCCCCGTGCGCGCCTCCTGGCTCAGCGCGATCCGCCGCGCGCAGCGTCGCGTGGCCGAGGGTCTCGACATCCGCGTCCCCGTCCTCATGTGCACCTCGAGCCGCTCGGGCGGCGCCGGCGGGACCGCCGTCACCCCGGCCCAGGTGCGCTCCAGCGACGTCCTGCTCGACGTGAAGCACATGTGGGACGCCGTCGCGCGCCTGGGTGACGACGTCACGCTGCGCACCGTGCCCGGCGGTCTGCACGACCTCGCCCTGTCGGCCCCGGCCGCGCGCACCGACTACGAGCGCGCGGTGACCTCCTGGATCAGCGACCGGCTGTGA
- a CDS encoding Lrp/AsnC ligand binding domain-containing protein, which translates to MRRAHLPGELRAAWEPISEVVQASTVAGGADAVLRVRARDVAHLEETLERIRESADIERTESTIVLSRLIERG; encoded by the coding sequence GTGCGCCGGGCGCATCTCCCCGGGGAGCTGCGCGCCGCGTGGGAGCCGATCAGCGAGGTGGTGCAGGCGAGCACGGTCGCGGGCGGGGCGGACGCGGTGCTGCGCGTGCGGGCGCGCGACGTCGCGCACCTCGAGGAGACGCTCGAGCGGATCCGGGAGTCGGCCGACATCGAGCGGACCGAGTCCACGATCGTCCTCTCGCGCCTCATCGAGCGCGGCTGA
- the rocD gene encoding ornithine--oxo-acid transaminase, with the protein MSTVTAPTTGTASAAEQIAAIEAHAAHNYHPLEVVIARGEGAWVTDVDGRRYLDCLAAYSAVNFGHGHPALLAAAHEQLDRLTLTSRAFHHDRMAEFVTELAALAGKDVVVPMNTGAEAVETAIKVARKHASQVRGIAVPEIVVASGNFHGRTTTIVSFSDDALAREGYGPFTPGFVTVPYGDADALAAALTENTAAVLLESIQGEAGVVVPPPDYFARVRAVTAERGVLLIADEIQSGLARTGETFAISHDGVEPDMYLLGKALGGGIVPVSAVVGDADVLGVLTPGTHGSTFGGNPLAAAVATAVVRLLRTGEYQERSRVLGEQLHTGLHALVGHGVSAVRGRGLWAGVDIDPAVGTARDVALRLMARGVLAKDTHTRTLRLAPPLVVSADEVKWLLEQLREALEG; encoded by the coding sequence GTGAGCACCGTGACCGCTCCCACCACGGGCACCGCGAGCGCCGCCGAGCAGATCGCCGCGATCGAGGCCCACGCCGCGCACAACTACCACCCGCTCGAGGTGGTGATCGCGCGTGGCGAGGGCGCGTGGGTGACGGACGTCGACGGGCGCCGGTACCTCGACTGCCTCGCCGCCTACTCGGCGGTGAACTTCGGCCACGGCCACCCGGCGCTCCTCGCCGCGGCGCACGAGCAGCTCGACCGGCTCACGCTCACCTCGCGCGCGTTCCACCACGACCGGATGGCGGAGTTCGTGACCGAGCTCGCCGCGCTCGCGGGCAAGGACGTCGTGGTACCGATGAACACCGGGGCGGAGGCTGTCGAGACCGCGATCAAGGTCGCGCGCAAGCACGCGTCGCAGGTCCGGGGCATCGCGGTGCCGGAGATCGTCGTCGCGAGCGGCAACTTCCACGGGCGCACGACGACGATCGTCAGCTTCTCCGACGACGCCCTGGCGCGCGAGGGGTACGGCCCCTTCACCCCCGGGTTCGTGACCGTGCCCTACGGCGACGCCGATGCGCTGGCAGCCGCACTGACCGAGAACACCGCCGCGGTGCTGCTGGAGTCGATCCAGGGCGAGGCGGGCGTCGTCGTGCCGCCCCCGGACTACTTCGCGCGCGTGCGCGCGGTGACCGCCGAGCGCGGCGTGCTGCTGATCGCGGACGAGATCCAGTCGGGCCTCGCGCGCACGGGCGAGACGTTCGCGATCTCTCACGACGGCGTCGAACCGGACATGTACCTCCTCGGCAAGGCGCTGGGTGGGGGCATCGTGCCGGTCTCCGCCGTCGTGGGCGACGCCGACGTGCTGGGCGTCCTCACACCCGGGACCCACGGGTCCACCTTCGGTGGCAACCCGCTGGCCGCGGCCGTGGCGACCGCCGTCGTGCGCCTCCTGCGCACCGGTGAGTACCAGGAGCGCTCGCGCGTGCTCGGCGAGCAGCTGCACACGGGGCTGCACGCGCTGGTCGGGCACGGCGTGAGCGCGGTGCGCGGCCGCGGGCTGTGGGCCGGCGTCGACATCGACCCGGCGGTGGGCACGGCGCGCGACGTCGCGCTGCGGCTCATGGCTCGAGGCGTGCTCGCGAAGGACACCCACACCCGCACGCTGCGGCTCGCGCCGCCGCTCGTGGTCTCGGCCGACGAGGTCAAGTGGCTGCTGGAGCAGCTGCGCGAGGCGCTCGAGGGCTGA
- a CDS encoding DUF4342 domain-containing protein, whose protein sequence is MTNEYGTSEPTSEQPAGTETGSTAGSEKTKADGRTWTEEFKVSGENLLAKVKQLIGEGNVRRIIIKNENRTLLEVPLNAGLAVTAAAAVFAPVLVAVGAIAALVTSVTVAVERGETRGEGKHAAEPEVPVTPVDPVNPEASDSNHGTSTIGYSI, encoded by the coding sequence ATGACGAACGAGTACGGAACCAGCGAGCCCACCTCCGAGCAGCCCGCCGGCACCGAGACCGGCAGCACGGCCGGCAGCGAGAAGACCAAGGCCGACGGCCGCACCTGGACCGAGGAGTTCAAGGTCTCGGGCGAGAACCTGCTGGCGAAGGTCAAGCAGCTCATCGGCGAGGGCAACGTCCGCCGCATCATCATCAAGAACGAGAACCGCACGCTGCTCGAGGTCCCGCTGAACGCGGGCCTGGCCGTGACGGCCGCGGCCGCGGTGTTCGCCCCGGTCCTCGTGGCCGTCGGCGCGATCGCGGCGCTCGTGACGTCGGTGACCGTCGCCGTCGAGCGCGGCGAGACCAGGGGCGAGGGCAAGCACGCCGCCGAGCCCGAAGTCCCCGTGACCCCGGTGGACCCCGTGAACCCGGAGGCCAGCGACAGCAACCACGGCACCAGCACCATCGGCTACAGCATCTGA